The genomic segment GAGCATCGTAGGTGGATAACTGATCAGatgtttctttttaaaatgttaaacaaCTTATATAACAGTCCTGACTTCCTGTCACGAATAATGTTTTCTGTTCCAAGACCTAACTCTAGAAAGCGAGAGGTGTTTTCTGTAAAGGGTTACATAACCAATTTAGGCCATCATAGCATGCTACCGAGAATATGTCGAGACCATAACAAGCTGTACAAGGAGTTCGATGTTAACATTGCCGCTCACAAACTTGCTCCTTTTAAGCGAGTGCTAGCAGAAATCCCCTACCCAACTTAACGTGTGATATTGTCATCATCGACCTCATAAAAGCAATTTcgctataaatatatattatttgcaTGCTGAGTCTGCCTGTAATTGGGTCTGCACCTCAATAAGGTTCGTGTTAATATTagtgaaataagttttttataagATGTAGATCTGTTGGCagaccaaataaataaaataaaaataaaaataaaataaaataataaaaaatttgttgGTCAGTTGGGCGGAGGTCTGCGCGTGCGCGGGTGTGCGGGCACGGGCGGCGTGCGGCGCGCGGCCGGCTTCCAGCCCGCACTCGTCGCGCTGCAGACCGGCGCCGCCCATCCCGTCACTACACTAGCGCTGCACTCCGCCGCCGGCCTGTaagtacacacacacacatgaacATACGAAAATATAACGATCATTTAATAATGTTAACTACTAGTAACGCGCCTATACAACTGAGATTCATGacaattatgtttatttattgaaCCCCTCATTCTGGTGTTTGTCAGCATGTCGTGGGGCGGCGAGCGCGGCGTGGTGGTGGCGGACGTGTGGCGACGGTGCGTGGTGGTGGCGTTGCCGGCCGCCGCGCTGCACCTCCCCGACCCCGCGCCGCCCCCGCGCCCGCCCCCGCGCCCGGAGCCCGACCCCGACCAGGTACGCACCGACCGCCGGACGCTAGGCTGGCCCGACTAAAATACGTTTCGAATTCGGGATTCGCGTCCGAAAACGAAATTCGAGTAACAGAATCGAACCTAAACGTAGACGGGTACCGATTGCACCTAGACGAGTGAGAATTAGCGGCATGGAATAGAGTAGCCAGTAGACCGCGGTCGCCGCCGCCGGCGCTGCCGGTGGCGGGGTTTTCACGTTATGATTGATTTGCATTTTAATTTGTTTGAGTTTCGTTCGCTCGGGTCCGGTCGAGATCGGCCAGCCGACGTCTCGCCGACCCCCCGATAGTCGATCGCTCGCCCACCTCGGTAGCGCTCGCCGCTCGCCGCCCGCTTCTCCGTAGTGTAGCATGGCGCGCAGCACCGCCTCGCCTCGCCCGGCGCCGCCCCGGCTCCCTCTCCGACCGCCCGCGTCGGCGACGGAGCCGCCGGCCTCGGCGCGACCGCATCCCCCGTAGCCCATTATCTCCATCGGTCGCCTCGTTTACTCCCAACATTATGTGTTCCCTGTCCCCGAAGATGGAGGAGCCGGCAGACGCCGACGCCGCCGAGGACCCCGACCCCAAGCTCGACGCCCGCCGAAAGTCCACCCCGTGGAAGAACTTTAGCCTGAAACGGCAGATCTCGCGAGTCGATCTCAAATTGAAAGCGGCGTTCGCGCCCGCCGAGAGCGAGGAGGAGAGGAGCGCCCCCGGCGAGAGCGGCAGCGCCGAGTCCACGGCCGAGTCGCCCGCGGACGAGAGCGGGGCGTCGCCgggggcggcgggcgcgggggcgGACGTGTTCGACCGCATGCATCGCGAGCTGCACGAGCGCCGAGCCGACCCCTACGACCGCATGCACCGCGAGCTGCACGAGCGCTGGCGCGAGCGCGACCCCGACgcggccccgcccccgcccgcgcccgccgagCCCGCGCCGCGCCCCGACGACCTGCCGCTGTTCGACGAGGAGGGGGCGCCcgcccgcccgccgcgccggagGAGGGAGGAGGTGCGGGACCAGCGCCTGCTGTCCGTGCCCAACATTAAGTACCGCCAGGAGCGGCGCAAGACGTCggcggcggcgacggcggcggGGGGCGCGTCGCTAGCGGGCAGCCTCATGCGCCGCTTCAGTGAGTATCCCCGCGTCACGCCCGCGTCACCGCTCGGGTCTCATCGCACTCATCATCCGTAGCGTAGATCGATTGACCATCGGATTGGAATGGTAATGGTTGGCGAGATATCATGTTTCCTACTAACGTAGATACTTATCGGGTAGCGGTTTTGGCTAGACAGCGAGTAGCTAGATTTTATCTAACGTTTGAGAGATGACTGACTCCGAACTGACGATAGTTACCTAGGTTTCGATAAAAATGAATCGTCATGCTTTCGCTTCTTGTGATATTTGgctttttatttatgttaatgttttatttgtattctattgaggatatggttttatttatgtatgtttttattcgAACGGTGCCTACTCTACCGGGTCGCCCCGGCCGCGGCCCCCCGGATAACCGATGTATTTTTCTTTCCCAAGGACTCGTCCGACGAGGACTCGAACTGCCTCAGATATCTGTTCGCGGACCTGCTCGGTAATTCGATAACCCGAGACTTTCTGCATCGCTAGAGTAAGACCTCCCCGTGTTGTCGAATGTCCGTTTGAGATGTTTTGAAGTACCGAGCTATCAGTAGTCGGACCCTAGCTAGCACCGCCCCGCTTCGCTCCGCGCCGACCGCGCCTCTGACCGATCTCGTTTCCCCAGGGGAGTTGCTAGCGAGACTCTGCCCGAGGGACGAACCCACCGGGGACGCCAAGCACGAGCGGGCGATAGCGGTTCCCCGGCGCATAGGTATGAGCATCACGGGCACCGCCGGAACTAACCGAGGGCAACGATCTTTATGTCTCACCCTTGACTAATCCAATAACGTGGTGTATGTCTTCCGTCGAGTCGCGGCCGTAGTCCGGCGGGCGAGGGCtcgcgcgggcggcgcggcgctggcacgtgtgtgtgttgtagatgaacggcggcggcggcggcggcggcgctgcggcgggggcggcgggggcggcgggcggcgcgcgggcCGTGCGGCGCTCGCGCTCGCAAGGTACCCGCAAACTGCACAAGTGCCTCTCCACTGCGTCCGACGTGTACGCCGCGCCCCCCGCCCCGCAGCATTCTCTGCTCACGACGCGACAGTATTGCAGTTTTGGTAGTACAGTCACCTTCATAACCTCGGTCTCGCCTTTCCGTTCTGAAACAGTCGCAATTTCTTCTTCTGTTCTGTTTCGTTACCTTCCGTTTTGAGTTTGGGGCGAGTTTCGCCGGTGGACTGATGTTCGCGAGCGTCGGCCGACGCCGTCGCTCGTGCGTCGATGGCACCCTCCGTGTGTAGGGCGAACTCGCCGcagttttcatttttatttcttttaggttTTTTCTCGTTCTGTACTGATACTTCCGTAACTATTGACCTCTTGTGATCGTTAGAGCTTGAAGATATTAATACCATAGGAGGTGTCCAAAAAACCAGAATCGATGGATTGACAATGAAATACTATATACTGTGGCGCGAAAGTAACCCTGAAATCAATGTAGCACACAAACTATGAGCAAATAAAAATTCACATTTAATTCCCGTCGATTCTGGGTTATTGGTTCCTTAATTTTTTGACATGTCCAATAAATTGGCAAACCAAAATTTTAACATCTTCATTCTCACTAAGGGATCGTTAAAGATCCGTAAATATTTGGCATACAATCACCGTAGACTCATTGGCAAAAGCAATAATCACGCGCGACAGAGACGGAACGATGAGGAACGGTGTGAACGCTACATTTACGTAACTCTACTTCCGCATAATTCATTTGGCGAATTTCCAATTTCAGATCGGAATCATTTAATAGGTAATCATTGCAGTACCACGCCTTCCTCTGTTTCTTTACTCTATAAATGTTCATATCGAGTAGTGTTCTGTCATCCTATGTTGTGACCATTGCCAGATAGAATTTTCAACAGTGTGTGTTCGTGTGAAGACAGCGTTAGCGATGACCGcccgccgccccgccccgtccGCACGCAGCGAGcgcgcgccgcgcgccggtcGGTGCGCCCGCACGCGCACTCGGGGCGGGGCGGCGGTGCGGCCTGCCCGGATCGTGCTTGTAACGCGTCGGTTTGTTTGTTGTGACAGAACCGACTATTCCGCAGCCTCTCGCATCCATGGAGTACTTACAAATAATGCAACCGAATGGTATCCGTCCGACGCATCGATATTTTTCGTTCTTTTTTCTTTAGTCGTTTTAGTTCGGCTCGCGGGCCCCGACTCACCGTAGCCGTCCGTCATTAGAGTCGAAATTGTGGCTGTGTTCGTAATGTTTCCTACACTGCACCTCACTGCACTCGATTGCGGCATGACTATTAGACCAAAGGTGACGTACTACTCAAAACTATCTCTGTGTCTGTCTATCCCTCGCTCCGGGCCGCGTCGTGTCCGCGTCGCGTCCGCGCCGGCTGCGCCGCGACGCCCGTCGGCCCGCTCCGCTCCTGCGAACCTCCCATGTGCGGTCGCATCGTATAATTTCATTTCGTCCGCAACACATTTATTTTCTCTCTTTACGCATCGTTTTAATCCTcgattgtatattttgtaatcccTAACATGTAATCTCCTCACTCGAAGCCGCTCTCGTATCTAACCGCTGAACACGTGTCATTCTCTCTGTTTCTAGCCTGACGTCAGAACCAAAAGATAAAATGGCTCGTTTTCGGCTGCCTCTATATACGGCTGTCGTTATGTCTATGTACGCTTccagtatttactatttattacacTAGTGCATGCGCTCACCGTGTGTAGCTCGCTAGTCGCTAGACGTCACCGACTCACAAGCTTGTCTGTCCGTCCACCCTCCCCGCTTGGTTTATAACGATTATATTGCTAACCGACGACGACGCTTATAGACAAAGGTTTGGGCAAATTTTTGCTTTTTTGAGGTAGTAGAGGGTAGAGTACTAACGAAGGAGGTCCGGCCCGCGACTGCCGGCCGGCCGGGCCGGAGCCCCGCCCACCGACACGACCACCGCACATCGCTTCACCCCATCTCCGCGTAGCCGGGAATGTCGTACTCCTAAGTCGTAGTCTAGTCCACGAGCTACCGAGTGCCCTCCCGCGGATCGTGCGAATGAGCTGAGATTGGACGGGCATGCAACCAAATTTCCGGCATGATGACTCAGTATCTGGCACGCGCACCTGATCGGATGATTTCAGCTAATTTCACATCCGGCACCCACCGTAGCTCTAGATGTGTAGCCGGCGACCGCCGGCGGCCGGACTCCGCCGTCGACCGAGGGCCCCCTCGCGCATCGCACCCTCGAGGGGCTTCTGCGATCCTCCGGGGTTGCCGGACGTCCGAATGAAGCCGGACACTTTCGCTTTCGCGACGTATTCCGCGTATCAAGGCCGCGTCCGGCTTCATCTCCGGCCGTTGTCCGTCCGGTAACCCCGGGGACGGCCTCGGTCGACGACGCCGGCCCCGGCGCTCGCGGCGGCGCGTAACCTGTTGTCGTCCTACCGGCCGCGCAGACAAGCTGGACAGCTCGTTCTCGCGGTCGCGCAGCAGCAGCATGTCCAGCCTGGAGAACATCGCGCAGGAGGGCATCTCCTGCCTCGCCTTCGCCGACAGCTACACCAAGAAGACGGGTGAGTTCACACAATTTCTAACCGAATGTCTAGACGCTGAGTTGCGCGTACCTGTTTCAAAAAAGTCTAGTTCAAAATTAATGTCACGTTATCTCAGAAAAAAAGATACAATGGTCCATCTGTAATCCGATGCTAGCTGTATCCTAGACCTCCGCGAGTAGGCCTCGATGATAAGtcgttcgaatcccgctgataAATATTTCTTATGATATATGGGGCCCGTTTATGGTATATACTGCCCATATTGTGTATACTTACAGCTACGATGTAACATTATGTTACCTGCATACCATTTCTTATGACAAGTCTAGTCGTCTGGAGATGTTTTAAATCCCGGCGCGTTTGCACCATTTCGGTGTGCAGTCGTTGTCTGATTGCTATAACACAAGTTTAACTTAATGAGTTATGATTTTTAGTCTCGTTAAAACTCGCGAACGGCTGAAACAATTTGGATAATTTTAATCCTGAAATATTCGTTCAAGTCCAGGAAAAATCCCTACTCTGAATTTTCCCTGGACGAAGTGTTGATCGTCTAGTTCtagttgtatattattatgtatgttattgTTTAAGAGcgatccacaccgccgtttttccatacaaacgttgtccgctgtttcctccctggataataccggtagagttataattttttcctgaatatctatggccactaatacaatgtccctatttttttttttcataatttaattattaaaaaagatatagacgttcaaaaacccaaaaaaatggccagatttttctctgtgttcaaacacccataaaacaaaactggctggaatataccaaaaaagtaaaacataggaacacagctcaagctttgctttaattgttaatgaaaaaagtacttaaatcggttaagttttggagaaggaatcagaggacaacgaatcgatgattttcttttattttattagaatttttgtcgtgttgtctctatcgcgctctgcggtgggagacttgagattggtgagacagcaatacattttcaaaatacctatttcgaatttctctcgcccctggtgtatcctcttaataaagTATTTGTATCGTCCCAGACCCGACGTCGCTGCAGCCGACGCTGTGGGTGGGGACGACGGCGGGGTCGGTGTTCACGATGACGGTCGCGCTGCCCGACGCCGACGTCCGACACACGCAGCCCGTCGCCGTCACCACCAGCGGTCCGTATCACTCTATTGACCCTACACACTTTTGTAGcctaataattatgttaaggTAGTGTTTGTTAATTAGGGTTGTTGGAATTCAATTTACCACCAGGTGCCGCGATGTAgccttagagccagtccacatggTGCGTTGCGGCAGCGTTGCAtaagcgttgcgtcgacgcagcgctgccgttgcgttgttttacatacaaatatgaaataaccaaggtgtttaCACGTCGCTCACGCTGCATTGTAAAagcagcgcgcaacgcacacatgacggacaacAGCCCTCGAGACGACCCCAAGAAGAAGCGGGAGACTGCTTCGTAatcgcagcgcccgtgtggccggctatgcttCAAACGGCAGCTCTGCGTCTGATGCAACGCCCGTGTGGATAGGCCtgtcaagccccaagcggtcgCATGCGACCGCGCCAAATGTCAAAAGCTAATTCCGTCTGACCCCAAGCAGTCGCATGCGACCGCGCTCTTTCATTCGATTAATTTACGTATTTTGTcgacttagagactacttttgtgtGAAGAAGTTTTGGTTAGTTACGATCTATGATACATTcgccacattctgaatgcaaaatattatacaatctgtggtcgacaaatatttttcagtcatttgaaaatcgtgaatttttacGTGTGTGTTCTGCCGTGTTGAGtaatttgtttgaaataatggattgatttaacgaatgtaagtagtaagatagttgaaattacttataataaatagttttagataatcatttgaaagaaatacatcGTAAAAACTTCTAGGTTACACTCGAAAATTTGATTTCTTTTATAGGTGATTTGGACGTGATTTGCTTCatatatttgtaaattaattacctaCGTAAAACGCTTATAGAAGTTATTACACGATGTCTCCAAGACGATTTATATCGATATTATGCATTACGTTTCTAAACAATTGAGAATAAAAGTTCACAGGTAACGGCCGGCCgcgccattttgaactttatttgtatagcTATAatgacgaagtttgcttgtgggTTATACGAAACCGGTTGGTTTTTTCGGGTCGTAAATCACAGCTGTTTTTATTAACATCTTAGGTCGTTAAGATGAATTGTTTACATAAGGGTTTACACAAAGGGTTCCGTCGTGtagattataacaaaatattgttttatttgtaaacaaAGAGTCAAAAAATAGTTTCAAAAGTTCATATTGTGAAAAGGATATTAAATCagactaaatactataattatgatggcttgatagataggaAATTTAACATAGCTGTTAATGTTTTTCACAGAAACATAAAATGTGGGTtggatgtaaaaaatattacattatttttaaaaagggggcggggccgggcgccatttttttgccatttttttttgcactattttgacagatttttggaCAAGATCCAGGGATTAAGGTCTATCTcgtcaaataaatatattatcatgactcatgacagttatatcgtgacatatgacagcagtttgacacgaatACCCTAAGGCTACATCGGGGCacggtggcaaatagaattccACCAACCCTCATTTACATCGAATATACTCAGAAATTACAAAAGTTACTAGACCAAGTGATTCCTACTCATCTACAAATAATTGTTGTAGTCAAACATCTATTCACTTTGATGAAAGCAAATAAAGAACTTCAAATTCTCTCCAGcttactaaattaatttatgtgGAAGTAATTTCTGTAGACCACTTGTAAAATTAGTGGCAGAGGAAATCGACaaaaggaaataaaattttCCTCTTCCGAGTCCACTTGCTTCGCCTTGCGGTGGGTTTAAATACCTGTCCAGGCAACAATTAATCaaacaattttgtaaatatacCCGTCTGGCTAGTTATGTCACAAGTTTTTTAAACTCATACGGTTTTTTACAAAATTGACggatgattaatgattatacttcttattttattactttttcaatctttattatATGGGACTACCCAATAGTTGTATCTTAAACCACGTATCTATTTGTGTTTCAGGAGGGCCGATATTTAGGTTAAGAGGGTCGATACTGACGATGGCGTTTCTGGACTGCAACGGCGCTCTCATCCCCTACTCCTACGAGAGTTGGAAGGATGACAGTAAAGATGTAAGTTTTGGATCCTGTCGAGTCTTTTAGAGGAAAATTAAGcgttgtaaattattacaacgcTTAATTTTCTTCTATTATAATCTACATAGAAAGGTTTTATGGAAAGTTTTTTAATTCCACTTCACTTCAGGTAATTGTGATAAAAATCTACAACATCGAAGCGTTGTAGCGAAGTATTCACCGAGGAACAAAAATGTATAAGTTAGTGCTGGGAAAAGGATAGATAGATGGCGTGAAAGGTTTTTGTAATTATAactcaaacaataataattgtttgagGTATATTTAGCCTAGTATTAGCGGGATGTACGTATGTGAATATGAAATATGTGTATAAATATATTGACATGTaggggcgggagcggcgcgaGCGCACGCCGACGAAGCAGACCTCGTCCGGCGGGTACTGCAGCCCGGGGGCGGGGTCGGGGGCGGAGGCGGCGGCGGACCGCCAGTTCGTGCTTGTCGCGTCGGAGAAGCAGGCGCGGGTGCTGGCGCTGCCCAGCCACAACTGCGTCTACCGCCAGCAGATCGTCGAGACGGACTTCGTGGTCAAAGCCGAAGTCATCAGCATGAAAGGTAAAACCTAAGACTCtgtataagatattttttatatctttttattttacagagaaaatttaatttgtaaatcaaaatttcttacatttataataaatatattgcaCTTTTTTAGTTTGCATATTCCATTAGTGACATTAATATTGTGAATGTAATTTTTTCcgtaaaacaaacataatattgaaagTGTATCGAAGTGTGGTGTTTCAGACAGCGTGTGCCTGGTGACGTACCTGTCCACGGGCCACGTGGCGGCGTACAGCCTGCCCTCGCTGCGGCCGCTCGCGCAACAGGAGTTCCTGCCGCTCGCCGAGCTCAGGTCGGTCCCTGTCGACGTACCGTCGCCCCTTCGGCTTCCGATCGGGTTTTATCGATCTTTGAATTCTTTCCGCCCGGCCTCGGCCAGCATGGAGCCCGGGCCCCGGGAACGTCGATCACTTTAGACAATTTCCGTGCACCAGAACCGGCACTAAATGATAAGGGGCCCGACCTAGACTAGCTTCGCAGTCGGCATGAGAATGCTGTACGAACGATCATGCATCGTCATACCACCCCCACTGATACGATTTATCATTTGGGCGCCGATCGATAGATGTTCCGATCGATGTTAGATGTCTCgctcggcgcgggcggcgggcgggcgCGCCGCCCGTTGCGCCGCTCCGCCCTCCCGCCGCCCACCGGCGGGCCGAAATTGCTAAATAGTGGGCGTTCGCAAAAATAGAAAAGAATTTTGCTGCGAGAAAAATACCATTCGTTTGGTTTTTgtcagaataataataaatgatctATAAAATATTCACAGAAATGCGTTAAAGGCTAAAAAACTGAAACCTATCGAATGGCATATCTTTTTacagcaaaatttaaaaactgttGCAAATGTTCACTATTTAGCGACATCAGACCGGCGTACGCCCGCGCCGAGCGAGCCGCGGCGCCGGCCgtccgcgccgccgcgccagcCCGGTCACTCTAGACAAAATTTCGCAAAACTCGAGCACTTCCTGTGCTTTTGATATTTGGCActctttttttctattttccTTTCGAACGATCGGACACGACA from the Aricia agestis chromosome 14, ilAriAges1.1, whole genome shotgun sequence genome contains:
- the LOC121733544 gene encoding syntaxin-binding protein 5 isoform X7, with protein sequence MTAHVDGALATWTMRSPRPATLTYPHAKSNKDGKPEPCKPILRLEWKTSRTGESLVIFSGGLPTDKAGRTHSVTVLNGKSTTVLEMEHSVVDFVTLCESPHAADYQEPYAIVVLLQNDLVVIDLQTPGYPCFENPYPMDIHESPVTCCSYFADCPSDLIPAFYSVGRQGNKKAAGFSEKLWPIDGGEWAPASCSYSEIILTGHADGSVKFWDASAGTLQILYKLKCSKVFERRASGSSGSGCEEELAVGALALCAESRRLAVALPHGHVVLFKFRKTETQAETHVLEIPVIADTMDEEVSPEPESGSRSASFSRAPDSLEGEGRRLGGGLRVRGCAGTGGVRRAAGFQPALVALQTGAAHPVTTLALHSAAGLMSWGGERGVVVADVWRRCVVVALPAAALHLPDPAPPPRPPPRPEPDPDQMEEPADADAAEDPDPKLDARRKSTPWKNFSLKRQISRVDLKLKAAFAPAESEEERSAPGESGSAESTAESPADESGASPGAAGAGADVFDRMHRELHERRADPYDRMHRELHERWRERDPDAAPPPPAPAEPAPRPDDLPLFDEEGAPARPPRRRREEVRDQRLLSVPNIKYRQERRKTSAAATAAGGASLAGSLMRRFRELLARLCPRDEPTGDAKHERAIAVPRRIDKLDSSFSRSRSSSMSSLENIAQEGISCLAFADSYTKKTDPTSLQPTLWVGTTAGSVFTMTVALPDADVRHTQPVAVTTSGGPIFRLRGSILTMAFLDCNGALIPYSYESWKDDSKDGRERRERTPTKQTSSGGYCSPGAGSGAEAAADRQFVLVASEKQARVLALPSHNCVYRQQIVETDFVVKAEVISMKDSVCLVTYLSTGHVAAYSLPSLRPLAQQEFLPLAELSFQTQSKQRGIVDPMLSIWGQQLIVNEDTDQIAKTFCFSNRGHGLYLASPTEIQKFTMDADFCQQLNEMLGELFLARDMPDPPKESFFRGLFGGGSRPFDREELFGESSGKPNRAVARPVAAAAELTALNARAGTAAGDVSRAHQLVVERGDKLSQLEDRAERMSSQAGEFSSSAHQLMLKYKDKKWYQL